Part of the Desulfohalovibrio reitneri genome is shown below.
GGGCTGAAACGCGTTTCAGGGGCGTTGTTCTCCCTCATCCTGAGTCCTTCCCCCGCCCTGCGCTGGCGGGCGCGAAAGGCCTTCGGCAAGGTGGCCGCCGACCTGGACGCGAGCGAGCCGGAGGCCGGGCGGACCATTGTCCGCAACATGCTCTGGCGGCTCAACGAGGAGAGCGGGGGCATCGGCTGGGGCGTGCCCGAGGCCATGGGCGAGGTGCTGGCCGCAAGCCCCCGACTGGCCGAGCAGTACCACTCCATTCTGCTGTCCTATGTGCGCGAGCACGACGGCGTCTGCCACGGCAACTTCCTGGACAACCCCGGCCTGCGCCACGGCGTGCTGCGTGGGCTGGTCCGGCTGGCCGAGGCGCGGCCGGAACTGGTGGCCCGAGGGGCGGCGCACCTGACCAGGGTGCTGGACCCCGGGCTGGCGGCCGAACGCCACCAGGGATCGCCCGAGCAGCACGAATGCCACGACGCCCGCGCCCGGGCCCTGGCCTGCCGCGCCCTGGGGCTGGCCGCCGGGAATCTTTCCGGCCAGGCGCTGGAAACGGCGCGCTCCGCCTTGGAGGCGATGCTGGACGACCGCTCGGAAACGGAGTTGGAAGGCGAGGACGGCATCGGCGAACAGACCACCGTGGCGGCCGAGGCCCAGCGCGCCCTGGACACCCTGACCGGATGAGGAGGGATTGTCTTTTCCCTGGGATTCCAGTAGGTGGTTGCCATGGAAACCCCGCCCTGGGAGCGGGCCGGACGCGGTGCCGCCGGACGGCCGCGAAGGCCCGCAAACTCCCGCGAAGCGGGCTTTTTGGGTTGACAAGGACGTTTACTTTTCACTAGTTTTCGGTCCTGCTTGTCCACTTTTAGACAAGCGGGAACTCCATGTTCCTTGAATACACGATCCCGCACGCCGTCCGCCCGCGGCAGCCCATGGCGCGAAACGGGCGGTTTGAAATAGGGATGGCTTCAAAACAGGGTGCATATGCCCTCAACACCTGACGACGGAGGTACTGGACAATGGCGAAACATGAGACCCCGTTGCTCGACGAGCTGACCAAGGGTCCTTGGCCGAGCTTCGTTGACGACATCAAGCAGGAGGCCGCCCGCCGCCACGAGAACAAGGACGGCGTGGAGTACCAGATTCCCGAGGATGTCTGCGACGACCTGCTCGGCGTGCTGGAGCTCTCCTACAAGGACAAGGAGACCCACTGGAAGCACGGCGGCATCGTGGGCGTGTTCGGGTACGGCGGCGGCGTCATCGGACGCTACTGCGACTCCCCCCAGCAGTTCCCGGGCGTGGCCC
Proteins encoded:
- a CDS encoding DVU0298 family protein, with the translated sequence MPKVRKAKDAVEAILADANWSERLGELDSLGLKRVSGALFSLILSPSPALRWRARKAFGKVAADLDASEPEAGRTIVRNMLWRLNEESGGIGWGVPEAMGEVLAASPRLAEQYHSILLSYVREHDGVCHGNFLDNPGLRHGVLRGLVRLAEARPELVARGAAHLTRVLDPGLAAERHQGSPEQHECHDARARALACRALGLAAGNLSGQALETARSALEAMLDDRSETELEGEDGIGEQTTVAAEAQRALDTLTG